From Planctomycetota bacterium, one genomic window encodes:
- a CDS encoding HEAT repeat domain-containing protein: protein MTTTLATTFDAVFSGFSDSSADWAQLRQWAETLDHEPEKNAAARGAFWHQATKLWKQTAPRGTFSAAQAEHVAEYYRQLPADDRTRGAILQFFSAVGQPAALRAFVALVTEQPPADATDTLLAFAPLFQADKLPVDDLFPALFAGLGHPVVAGAALDLANYLTHSNRVPRHPAAELVDQLASILGALVQQLQLVEENPQQFAATPQALTTLVGDCVGLIVAICNALALIGEPVVSGKLHQALALSHRQVRCEAAAALATLGDKTGLDQLIELAAFPLVRARALVLLEHLGAIERVDERFRTPLARAEAALVAWLSQPTQFGAAPSSLELIDESRQPWPGFDEPVDCFLFDVEYRAGEKSFTAIALAGPASDIVTADLEDLPPSDIFALYAGRNAEHEEIVETNVEKLSIEALALWQAERERLIAAGYENPDLALRGEFFGTSYWIATATHDGRPGVVIGDGHQARWTATQPGSRALGPYEIYWLFKGKLLQQGFQH from the coding sequence ATGACCACCACGCTCGCAACGACATTTGACGCGGTTTTTTCGGGTTTTTCTGACTCTAGCGCCGACTGGGCCCAGTTGCGCCAATGGGCCGAGACGCTCGATCACGAACCAGAAAAGAACGCCGCCGCGCGCGGCGCGTTCTGGCATCAGGCGACGAAACTTTGGAAGCAAACCGCGCCGCGCGGCACCTTCAGCGCGGCGCAGGCCGAGCATGTCGCCGAGTACTATCGACAGCTTCCGGCCGACGATCGGACGCGGGGCGCAATTTTGCAATTTTTTTCCGCCGTGGGGCAACCGGCGGCGCTTCGCGCGTTCGTCGCGCTGGTCACTGAGCAACCTCCGGCCGACGCGACCGACACGTTGCTAGCGTTCGCGCCGCTGTTTCAAGCCGACAAGTTGCCGGTCGACGACTTGTTTCCCGCGCTGTTCGCCGGGCTGGGGCATCCGGTCGTGGCCGGCGCGGCTTTGGACTTGGCCAACTACCTGACGCATAGCAATCGTGTGCCGCGTCACCCGGCGGCCGAGCTCGTCGACCAACTGGCCAGCATCCTGGGGGCGTTGGTTCAACAATTACAACTCGTCGAAGAGAATCCTCAACAGTTCGCCGCCACGCCTCAGGCGCTGACCACGCTGGTCGGCGACTGCGTGGGCTTGATCGTGGCCATCTGCAACGCCCTGGCGTTGATCGGCGAGCCGGTCGTGTCGGGCAAGTTGCACCAGGCGCTGGCCCTGTCGCACCGTCAGGTCCGCTGCGAGGCCGCCGCCGCCTTGGCCACCTTGGGAGACAAAACCGGCCTGGATCAGTTAATCGAGTTGGCGGCGTTTCCGCTGGTCCGGGCGCGGGCGCTCGTGCTGCTGGAACACCTGGGGGCGATCGAACGAGTCGACGAGCGCTTTCGCACGCCGCTGGCCCGGGCCGAAGCGGCTTTGGTGGCCTGGCTGTCCCAGCCCACTCAATTCGGCGCTGCGCCGTCGAGCTTGGAACTCATCGACGAAAGCCGACAGCCCTGGCCAGGGTTCGACGAGCCGGTCGATTGCTTTCTGTTCGACGTCGAATACCGAGCCGGCGAGAAAAGCTTCACGGCCATCGCCCTGGCCGGTCCCGCGAGCGACATCGTGACCGCCGACTTGGAGGACTTGCCGCCGTCGGACATTTTTGCCCTTTATGCAGGTCGCAATGCCGAGCACGAGGAAATTGTCGAAACCAATGTCGAGAAGCTGTCGATCGAAGCGCTGGCGTTGTGGCAAGCCGAGCGCGAGCGACTGATCGCGGCAGGTTACGAGAATCCCGATTTGGCGCTGCGCGGCGAGTTCTTCGGCACCAGCTATTGGATCGCGACGGCGACACACGATGGCCGCCCCGGAGTGGTGATCGGCGACGGCCATCAAGCGCGCTGGACGGCCACCCAGCCCGGCTCGCGCGCGCTCGGCCCCTATGAAATCTACTGGCTGTTCAAAGGGAAGCTCTTGCAGCAGGGGTTCCAGCACTAA
- a CDS encoding DUF1570 domain-containing protein produces the protein MVTHHDKSTRCACAGLVMAFVALLATSAAADDAKRFTMGLDLNGSHLEGWPLSWSSSQVHLLSRDGRWLSFAPDKAQRATRLSESFRGYSVNEVRSQLQREFGKQLDTSSTAHFVVAFPRGQRDLWAAKFEDLYRAFVHYFNRRGIPLSEPEFPLVAIVWPSQADFMRYAQQDNAPSNSNVLGYYSPRTNRIALFDTGKGPGDLNSTADTIIHEATHQTAFNTGLHNRFSATPRWVVEGMATMFEARGVWNSKAYTTQGDRINRGRLKQFQQLPETRQAATLVDLVGSDRLFQQNVNLAYAEAWALSFFLNETQSQRYGQYLRVVVARPQSGEYSSAQRVKDFTGVFGDLALLDSHFQKFMKERLAEVR, from the coding sequence ATGGTTACGCATCACGACAAATCGACTCGCTGCGCTTGCGCCGGCTTGGTGATGGCCTTCGTTGCGTTGCTCGCGACGAGCGCCGCGGCCGACGACGCCAAGCGGTTTACGATGGGCTTGGACCTGAACGGCTCGCACCTGGAAGGGTGGCCTTTGTCATGGTCATCGAGCCAGGTGCATTTGTTGTCGCGCGACGGGCGCTGGCTTTCGTTCGCGCCCGACAAAGCCCAGCGGGCCACGCGACTGAGCGAATCGTTCCGCGGCTATTCGGTGAATGAAGTCCGCTCGCAGTTGCAGCGCGAGTTTGGCAAGCAACTCGACACCAGCAGCACGGCACACTTTGTCGTCGCCTTCCCCCGCGGGCAGCGCGACTTGTGGGCCGCCAAGTTCGAGGACTTGTATCGGGCGTTCGTCCACTACTTCAACCGCCGCGGCATCCCCCTGAGCGAGCCCGAGTTCCCGCTGGTGGCGATCGTCTGGCCATCGCAAGCCGACTTCATGCGTTACGCCCAGCAGGACAACGCCCCTAGCAACAGCAACGTGCTGGGTTACTATTCGCCCCGCACGAACCGGATTGCTCTGTTTGACACGGGCAAGGGCCCCGGCGATTTGAACTCGACCGCCGACACGATCATTCACGAAGCGACCCACCAGACGGCGTTCAACACGGGGTTGCACAACCGGTTCTCGGCCACTCCGCGATGGGTCGTGGAAGGAATGGCCACCATGTTCGAGGCCCGAGGCGTCTGGAACTCGAAGGCGTACACCACGCAAGGAGATCGAATCAACCGCGGCCGCTTGAAACAGTTCCAGCAACTGCCCGAGACGCGCCAGGCGGCCACGCTCGTTGACCTGGTCGGCTCGGACCGGCTATTCCAGCAGAACGTCAATCTGGCGTACGCCGAGGCCTGGGCGTTGAGTTTCTTTCTGAACGAGACCCAATCGCAGCGCTATGGTCAGTATCTGCGCGTGGTGGTGGCGCGGCCCCAGTCGGGCGAGTATTCGTCGGCCCAGCGGGTGAAAGACTTCACCGGCGTGTTCGGCGACCTGGCCCTGCTCGATTCGCACTTTCAGAAGTTCATGAAAGAACGTCTGGCCGAAGTGCGCTGA
- the cysN gene encoding sulfate adenylyltransferase subunit CysN, giving the protein MTATSDLDLIAKDIDAYLDQHQRKELLRMLTCGSVDDGKSTLIGRLLHDSKQIYEDQLAAIQRDSDKKGSAGGEIDLSLLVDGLKAEREQGITIDVAYRYFSTSKRKFIIADCPGHEQYTRNMATGASTCDLAIILIDARHGVMQQTRRHSFIVSLLGIKHVVVAVNKMDLVDWSQAKYDEIKADYADFAAKLEMGDVHFIPISALRGDNVVEPSVNMPWHQGGTLMHYLENVYIGSDRNLIDLRLPVQYVIRPNLDFRGFAGTLAAGVIRQGDEVMALPSGKKSRVTAITTFEGNLPQAFAQQAVCVSLADEIDISRGDMIVHPNNLPRVDRQFEAMLVWMAQEPMLPGKQYWIKHANKLSLGTVNTLRYRVDVNTLHREQTPALNMNEVGRCNVAVNQPLCFDPYRRNRVTGAFILIDRLTNGTVGAGMIIDQTTAAAGAIGHDYWNTEAPTADKGAHSQVTATEREARFGQKPVTLLLTGLTGAGKTTLAYALERRLFEAGRTACVLDGEQMRRGISRDLGFSAGERSENLRRSAEVAHLMNDAGMICICAFLAPDAGVRGRVRESLGAERFLEVYLSAPLDVCRKRDASGIYGKADRGEIAEVPGVTAPYEAPTSPDLTLATHELSVDQCVDQLMKLLTAKKFI; this is encoded by the coding sequence ATGACTGCCACCAGCGACTTAGACCTGATTGCCAAAGACATCGACGCCTACCTGGATCAGCATCAGCGCAAGGAGCTCTTGCGGATGCTCACCTGCGGCAGCGTCGACGACGGCAAAAGCACCCTCATCGGCCGGCTGTTGCACGACTCGAAGCAGATCTACGAAGATCAACTGGCCGCCATTCAGCGCGACAGCGACAAAAAAGGCTCGGCCGGCGGCGAAATCGATTTGTCGCTGTTGGTCGACGGCCTGAAGGCCGAGCGCGAGCAAGGCATCACCATCGACGTCGCCTATCGCTACTTCTCGACCAGCAAGCGCAAGTTCATCATCGCCGACTGCCCCGGCCACGAGCAGTACACCCGCAACATGGCCACCGGCGCCAGCACGTGCGATCTGGCCATCATCCTGATCGACGCCCGCCACGGCGTGATGCAGCAAACCCGCCGGCACAGCTTCATTGTCTCGCTGCTGGGTATCAAGCACGTGGTCGTGGCCGTCAACAAGATGGACCTGGTCGACTGGTCGCAAGCCAAGTACGACGAGATCAAAGCCGACTACGCCGACTTCGCGGCCAAGCTCGAAATGGGGGACGTGCACTTCATTCCCATCTCGGCTCTGCGCGGCGACAACGTCGTCGAGCCCAGCGTGAACATGCCCTGGCACCAGGGTGGCACGCTGATGCACTACCTGGAAAACGTCTACATCGGCTCGGACCGCAACCTGATCGACCTGCGCTTGCCGGTCCAATATGTCATTCGCCCGAACCTCGACTTCCGTGGCTTTGCCGGCACGTTGGCCGCCGGCGTGATCCGCCAGGGGGACGAGGTGATGGCCCTGCCGTCGGGCAAAAAGAGCCGCGTCACGGCGATCACCACGTTCGAGGGGAACTTGCCCCAGGCCTTCGCGCAACAGGCGGTTTGCGTCTCGCTGGCCGACGAGATTGACATCAGCCGCGGCGACATGATTGTCCACCCGAACAACCTGCCCCGGGTCGATCGGCAGTTCGAGGCGATGCTGGTCTGGATGGCCCAAGAGCCGATGCTGCCCGGCAAGCAGTATTGGATCAAGCACGCCAACAAGCTGTCGCTGGGGACGGTGAACACCCTGCGCTATCGGGTCGACGTCAACACATTGCACCGCGAGCAGACGCCGGCTTTGAACATGAACGAAGTCGGCCGCTGCAACGTGGCGGTCAATCAGCCCCTGTGCTTTGACCCTTATCGCCGCAACCGGGTGACCGGGGCGTTCATCCTGATCGACCGACTGACCAACGGCACGGTCGGCGCCGGTATGATCATCGACCAGACAACCGCGGCGGCCGGCGCAATTGGCCACGATTACTGGAACACCGAGGCGCCGACCGCCGACAAGGGCGCCCACAGCCAGGTGACCGCCACCGAGCGCGAAGCCCGCTTTGGCCAAAAGCCGGTGACGCTGCTGCTTACCGGTCTGACCGGCGCTGGCAAGACCACGCTGGCCTATGCCCTAGAACGCCGGCTGTTCGAGGCCGGCCGCACGGCCTGCGTCCTCGACGGCGAGCAGATGCGCCGCGGCATTAGCCGCGACCTGGGCTTCTCGGCTGGCGAGCGGAGCGAAAACCTGCGCCGCAGCGCGGAAGTGGCCCACCTGATGAACGACGCGGGCATGATCTGTATTTGCGCCTTCCTGGCCCCCGACGCTGGCGTGCGCGGGCGCGTCCGCGAATCGCTCGGCGCCGAACGGTTCCTGGAGGTCTACCTGTCAGCGCCGCTCGATGTGTGCCGCAAGCGAGACGCGTCGGGCATCTACGGCAAGGCCGACCGGGGCGAAATCGCGGAAGTGCCGGGCGTCACTGCCCCGTACGAGGCGCCGACGTCGCCGGACCTGACCCTGGCCACGCACGAACTGTCTGTCGACCAATGCGTCGACCAACTGATGAAACTTCTGACCGCGAAGAAGTTCATCTAA
- a CDS encoding argininosuccinate synthase: MTSCVLAYSGGLDTSVILGWLQDEGYKVHAVYVDLGQPCEDREATLEKARKCGAASSRIVDVREELCRDFAFPVLQWQAKYEGVYLLGTSIARPLISKACLQVAREVGAEAYAHGATGKGNDQCRFQLAAEALEPSVKLIAPWRIEKFRNLFPGRKELIAYCESKKIPVKATAAKPYSSDENCLHISYEAGKLEDLGVNGVELVDFGMTTSPAKAPDKPELVTIAFESGVPVAVNGKRMSALDVVQELNKIGGRNGVGRIDMVENRFVGMKSRGVYEAPGMTVLYDAHRYVEQLTMDRDLMHLRDRLAPEVAEMVYYGFWYCAKFDALLAFIREAQKPVTGEVTLSLYKGNINIASRTSPRSLYDEAIASMEGGGSYNQTDAEGFLRIQGLPVRVQGRVNKRSY, translated from the coding sequence ATGACAAGCTGCGTTCTGGCGTACTCGGGCGGTCTCGACACCTCGGTCATTCTCGGTTGGCTGCAAGACGAAGGCTACAAGGTCCACGCGGTCTACGTCGATCTGGGCCAGCCTTGCGAAGACCGCGAAGCCACGCTGGAAAAGGCCCGCAAGTGCGGTGCCGCGTCGTCGCGCATTGTCGACGTCCGCGAAGAGCTCTGCCGCGATTTCGCCTTCCCGGTCCTGCAATGGCAGGCCAAGTACGAAGGGGTCTACCTGCTGGGCACGAGCATCGCCCGGCCGTTGATCTCGAAGGCATGTCTGCAGGTGGCGCGCGAAGTCGGGGCCGAAGCCTATGCCCACGGTGCGACCGGCAAGGGGAACGACCAGTGCCGGTTTCAACTGGCGGCCGAAGCACTGGAGCCCAGCGTGAAGTTGATTGCCCCCTGGCGAATCGAAAAGTTCCGCAATCTGTTCCCAGGCCGCAAAGAGCTGATCGCTTATTGCGAGTCGAAAAAGATTCCGGTCAAGGCGACCGCGGCCAAGCCCTATAGCTCGGACGAAAACTGCCTGCACATCAGCTACGAAGCCGGCAAGCTCGAAGACCTGGGCGTGAACGGCGTCGAGCTGGTCGACTTTGGCATGACCACTTCGCCGGCCAAGGCGCCGGACAAGCCCGAGTTGGTGACGATCGCCTTTGAGTCCGGCGTGCCGGTAGCGGTAAACGGCAAACGAATGTCGGCGCTCGACGTCGTGCAGGAACTGAACAAGATCGGCGGCCGCAACGGCGTGGGGCGGATCGACATGGTCGAGAACCGCTTTGTCGGCATGAAGAGCCGCGGCGTTTACGAAGCCCCTGGCATGACGGTGTTGTACGACGCCCATCGTTACGTCGAGCAGTTGACGATGGATCGCGACCTGATGCACCTGCGCGACCGGCTGGCCCCTGAAGTGGCCGAGATGGTCTACTATGGCTTCTGGTACTGCGCCAAGTTCGACGCCCTTTTGGCATTCATTCGCGAGGCGCAAAAGCCGGTGACCGGCGAAGTGACCCTCAGCCTGTACAAGGGAAACATCAACATCGCCAGCCGCACCAGCCCCAGAAGTCTGTACGACGAGGCCATCGCCAGCATGGAAGGTGGCGGCTCGTACAACCAGACCGACGCCGAGGGCTTCCTGCGGATTCAAGGCCTGCCCGTGCGAGTCCAAGGCCGGGTGAATAAGAGAAGTTACTAG
- a CDS encoding carbon storage regulator, with amino-acid sequence MLVLSRKVGEKIVIDHRVVITVTRISGGRVSVGIEAPNGVHIIRGELKPFDEPSPAANEPGQATLGADVFREAPAAPAMAPTHQVSPPSNYVA; translated from the coding sequence ATGTTAGTACTCAGCAGGAAAGTTGGGGAAAAGATCGTCATCGATCATCGCGTCGTGATCACGGTCACCCGCATCTCCGGCGGACGCGTCAGCGTGGGCATCGAAGCGCCCAACGGCGTGCATATTATCCGCGGCGAATTGAAGCCGTTCGACGAACCGTCGCCGGCCGCCAACGAGCCAGGCCAAGCCACGCTCGGCGCCGATGTGTTTCGCGAAGCGCCCGCCGCGCCGGCGATGGCACCCACGCACCAGGTGTCGCCACCATCGAACTATGTGGCGTGA
- a CDS encoding 4a-hydroxytetrahydrobiopterin dehydratase has product MQPQTADQLTARKCAPCEGGVRPYTLAESQAQLEKLPAWQLTADGQRIRRTWKAKNFMAAINFFNQVAQLAEADGHHPDLHLESYRNVAIELWTHAIGGLSENDFILAAKIDQVPLELKK; this is encoded by the coding sequence ATGCAACCGCAAACGGCCGACCAGCTCACCGCTCGCAAGTGCGCGCCGTGCGAAGGGGGCGTGCGTCCTTACACGCTGGCCGAGTCCCAGGCCCAACTCGAAAAACTTCCCGCGTGGCAGCTTACGGCCGATGGCCAGCGGATTCGCCGCACCTGGAAGGCCAAGAACTTCATGGCCGCGATCAACTTCTTTAACCAAGTGGCTCAGTTAGCCGAAGCCGACGGCCATCACCCCGATTTGCACTTGGAAAGCTATCGCAACGTGGCCATCGAGCTGTGGACGCACGCCATCGGCGGCTTGTCAGAGAACGATTTCATCCTGGCGGCGAAGATCGACCAGGTGCCGCTGGAACTGAAAAAGTGA
- the cysD gene encoding sulfate adenylyltransferase subunit CysD translates to MSAHPYSLTHLKLLEAESIYIIREVAAEFDNPVMMFSIGKDSMVMLRLAQKAFSPAPLPFPLLHVDTTWKFRDMYAFRERVAKEMGVKLIVHINQEGIKQGVGPITHGSQKHTTIMKTEALKQALDMYKFDAAFGGARRDEEKSRAKERVYSFRDQFHQWDPKNQRPELWNIYNGKVNKGESIRVFPLSNWTELDVWQYVQLENIPIVPLYLAKERPVVERDGNLIMVDDERFPLKPGEKPMMKKVRFRTLGCYPLSGAVESSATTLPEVIQEMLLARTSERQGRVIDYDEQASMEQKKREGYF, encoded by the coding sequence ATGTCGGCCCATCCTTATTCTCTGACACACTTGAAGCTGCTGGAAGCCGAGAGCATTTACATCATCCGCGAGGTCGCCGCCGAGTTCGACAACCCGGTGATGATGTTCTCGATCGGCAAGGACTCGATGGTGATGTTGCGCCTGGCGCAAAAGGCGTTCTCCCCGGCGCCGCTGCCGTTCCCGTTGTTGCATGTGGACACGACGTGGAAGTTCCGCGACATGTACGCTTTCCGCGAGCGCGTGGCCAAGGAGATGGGCGTCAAGCTGATCGTCCACATCAACCAGGAAGGGATCAAACAAGGCGTTGGCCCCATCACGCACGGCAGTCAGAAGCACACCACGATCATGAAGACCGAGGCCCTGAAGCAGGCCCTCGACATGTACAAGTTCGACGCGGCCTTCGGCGGTGCTCGGCGCGACGAGGAAAAGTCCCGCGCCAAGGAGCGCGTCTATTCGTTCCGCGACCAGTTCCACCAGTGGGACCCCAAGAACCAGCGCCCCGAGCTGTGGAACATCTACAACGGCAAGGTCAACAAAGGCGAGAGCATTCGCGTGTTCCCCCTGTCAAACTGGACCGAGTTGGACGTGTGGCAGTACGTCCAACTCGAGAACATTCCGATCGTGCCGCTGTACCTGGCCAAGGAACGCCCGGTGGTCGAGCGCGACGGCAATCTGATCATGGTCGACGACGAGCGTTTCCCCCTGAAGCCGGGCGAAAAGCCCATGATGAAGAAGGTGCGCTTCCGCACGCTGGGCTGCTACCCGCTAAGCGGCGCCGTGGAATCGTCGGCCACGACGCTCCCCGAAGTCATCCAGGAAATGCTGCTGGCCCGCACGTCGGAACGCCAAGGCCGGGTAATCGACTACGACGAACAAGCGTCGATGGAGCAAAAGAAACGGGAAGGATATTTCTAG
- a CDS encoding antibiotic biosynthesis monooxygenase, which translates to MIHLVVHLTVKAEADIPKVKELLMEQGRLSRQEPGCVRFECYHSEVDAKVFFLCEYWDSQESLDAHRKAHAYLTIYAPQVLPLVDRTGHKSVLLR; encoded by the coding sequence ATGATCCACCTCGTTGTCCATCTGACGGTCAAAGCCGAAGCCGATATTCCCAAGGTCAAAGAGCTGCTCATGGAGCAGGGTCGGCTCTCGCGCCAGGAGCCGGGCTGCGTGCGGTTCGAGTGCTACCACTCGGAAGTCGATGCCAAGGTCTTCTTCCTGTGCGAATACTGGGACTCGCAAGAATCACTCGACGCCCACCGTAAGGCCCACGCCTATCTGACGATTTACGCGCCCCAGGTCTTGCCGCTGGTCGATCGCACCGGTCACAAGTCCGTGTTGCTTCGCTAG
- a CDS encoding DUF1446 domain-containing protein encodes MRADVGHLGYRTTRHPNVTIRIGNGAGFLGDNLDAPRRLVESSELHYLTLEYLAELTLSILARSREKDPQAGYAQDFIEVLGSLLPALREQATLRIVTNAGGMNAPSCVRRASQLLVNAGLGDMPIGMVTGDDLLPRLESLRRAGCALAHLDTGKPLDSLHTDVVSANAYLGAREMVTALHRGARMVITGRVADASLTVAPAVHEFNWRWDDWHRLAGASVAGHLIECGAQATGGYHSRWNSLDLAHVGYPIAELNADATCTITKPDDSGGVVSRETICEQLVYEIGNPAHYLTPDVDVDFTGVEVAEMGANRVAVRGARGHIAPEMYKVSLTYRAGYMASGSLLVYGPDCRAKAQACADIIFARLEHAGWTYDRKNVELLGLGQGVPGLAPSSGAEPSELMLRIAVSDPRREAVERFTREFAPLATAGPAGLAGYTAARGTVRPVYAYWPTLVPRHLIETRCDVKTAQQWLDAEVGTEAHR; translated from the coding sequence CTGAGGGCAGACGTTGGACACCTCGGCTATCGCACCACGAGGCACCCAAACGTGACCATTCGCATCGGAAACGGCGCCGGCTTTTTGGGGGACAATCTCGACGCCCCGCGCCGACTGGTCGAGTCGTCGGAACTCCACTATCTGACGCTCGAATATCTGGCCGAGCTGACGCTGTCGATCCTGGCCCGCAGCCGCGAAAAGGACCCGCAGGCCGGCTATGCCCAGGACTTCATCGAAGTGCTGGGAAGCTTGCTGCCGGCGCTGCGCGAGCAGGCGACGTTGCGCATTGTGACCAATGCCGGCGGTATGAACGCGCCGTCGTGCGTGCGTCGCGCGTCCCAGTTATTGGTCAATGCCGGCCTGGGGGATATGCCCATCGGCATGGTGACCGGCGACGATCTGTTACCGCGGCTGGAAAGCCTGCGCCGCGCCGGCTGTGCGCTGGCCCATCTGGACACGGGGAAGCCGCTTGATTCGCTGCACACCGATGTGGTGAGCGCGAACGCCTATCTAGGAGCCCGCGAGATGGTCACCGCCCTGCACCGCGGGGCGCGGATGGTGATCACCGGTCGCGTGGCCGACGCATCGCTGACCGTCGCGCCAGCCGTGCACGAGTTCAACTGGCGGTGGGACGACTGGCACCGGCTGGCCGGGGCGAGCGTGGCCGGCCATTTGATTGAATGTGGCGCCCAGGCCACCGGCGGCTATCACTCGCGTTGGAACTCGTTGGACCTGGCACACGTCGGCTACCCGATCGCCGAGCTTAACGCCGACGCGACCTGCACGATCACCAAGCCCGACGATTCGGGCGGAGTGGTGAGTCGTGAAACGATCTGCGAGCAGTTGGTCTACGAAATCGGCAACCCGGCCCACTATTTGACCCCCGACGTGGATGTTGACTTCACGGGGGTCGAGGTCGCCGAGATGGGGGCAAATCGTGTGGCCGTGCGCGGCGCGCGCGGGCACATCGCCCCGGAAATGTACAAAGTCTCGCTCACCTACCGGGCCGGCTACATGGCCAGCGGCTCGCTGTTGGTCTATGGCCCCGACTGTCGGGCCAAGGCGCAGGCGTGCGCTGACATCATCTTCGCCCGACTGGAACACGCCGGCTGGACCTACGATCGCAAGAACGTCGAACTGCTGGGGCTTGGCCAAGGCGTGCCGGGGCTGGCACCGTCGTCGGGTGCGGAGCCGAGCGAATTGATGCTGAGGATCGCGGTCAGCGACCCGCGGCGCGAAGCGGTGGAACGATTCACGCGCGAGTTCGCGCCGCTGGCGACCGCCGGACCGGCCGGTCTGGCGGGCTATACGGCCGCCCGCGGCACGGTGCGGCCGGTCTATGCCTATTGGCCGACGCTGGTGCCGCGTCACCTGATCGAAACACGCTGCGACGTGAAGACCGCTCAACAGTGGCTTGACGCGGAAGTCGGCACGGAGGCGCACCGATGA
- a CDS encoding enoyl-CoA hydratase/isomerase family protein gives MTALVKVHVHEHVASIILNRPEKRNALSRALLQELHQALDDLHQERRVRAVVVTGAGTVFCAGMDLSEMLATSQEPDAHAQWYRDAETYQDLMLKMLRFPKPLVAAVNGPALAGGAGIMLACDIVVAARAASFGLPEPLRGIVAGVVSPMLHFRVGGGQSARLLLSAQTVDAEEAHRIGLFHELVDNTDLVWARASEVAGQCAQCAPEALQLTKRMLNETIGDHLTTMLAAGAAASATARTTEAAQEGLKAFLEKRKPEWK, from the coding sequence ATGACTGCGTTAGTCAAAGTTCACGTCCACGAGCATGTCGCCTCGATCATTTTGAATCGGCCCGAGAAGCGCAACGCCCTCTCTCGAGCGCTGCTCCAAGAGCTGCACCAGGCGCTGGACGATTTGCACCAGGAGCGCCGTGTGCGCGCCGTAGTGGTCACGGGAGCCGGCACGGTGTTTTGCGCGGGGATGGATCTGTCGGAAATGCTCGCCACCAGTCAGGAGCCCGATGCCCACGCCCAGTGGTATCGCGACGCCGAGACGTATCAGGATCTGATGCTGAAAATGCTGCGGTTCCCCAAGCCGCTCGTGGCCGCGGTCAACGGGCCGGCCTTGGCCGGCGGGGCGGGCATCATGCTGGCGTGCGATATCGTCGTCGCGGCGCGCGCGGCCTCGTTTGGGCTGCCCGAGCCGCTACGCGGCATTGTGGCCGGGGTGGTCTCGCCGATGTTGCACTTTCGTGTCGGGGGCGGGCAATCGGCGCGGCTGTTACTCAGCGCGCAAACGGTCGACGCCGAAGAAGCCCACCGGATCGGGCTATTTCATGAGCTGGTCGACAACACTGACCTGGTCTGGGCACGGGCCAGCGAAGTGGCGGGCCAATGTGCCCAGTGCGCCCCCGAGGCGTTGCAACTGACCAAGCGGATGCTGAACGAAACGATTGGCGATCACCTGACAACGATGCTCGCCGCCGGCGCCGCCGCCAGCGCCACCGCCCGGACCACCGAAGCGGCGCAAGAAGGCTTGAAGGCGTTTCTTGAAAAGCGCAAGCCGGAGTGGAAGTAG
- a CDS encoding response regulator transcription factor yields MATSSATVFVVDDDPALCQGLARVLESAGFVAQFFSTAADFLAGFDPQQAGCIVMDVRLPDMNGLELQKILNTRKVRTPIIMVSGFADVPMAVQAVQAGAIDFIPKPLDLEKFVGQVKAAVARDASLRGDAAHDQVIANRLATLSRREQDVLERLVAGRSAKQVAAELGISSKTIDNHRAKILQKMEVETTVELVHMILSRPQPR; encoded by the coding sequence ATGGCAACATCGTCCGCCACCGTCTTTGTTGTCGACGATGATCCAGCGCTTTGCCAGGGCTTGGCGCGTGTGCTGGAAAGCGCTGGTTTTGTCGCCCAATTCTTCTCAACCGCGGCGGACTTTCTGGCCGGCTTCGATCCGCAACAGGCGGGCTGCATTGTCATGGACGTGCGCCTGCCCGATATGAACGGGCTGGAGCTGCAAAAGATTCTCAACACGCGGAAGGTGCGCACACCGATCATCATGGTCTCGGGCTTTGCCGACGTGCCGATGGCCGTGCAGGCAGTTCAGGCCGGCGCCATCGACTTCATTCCCAAGCCGCTCGACCTCGAGAAGTTTGTCGGCCAGGTCAAAGCGGCGGTCGCGCGCGACGCGAGCCTGAGGGGCGATGCCGCCCACGACCAGGTAATCGCCAACCGGCTGGCCACGCTGTCGCGGCGCGAGCAGGACGTGCTCGAGCGACTGGTCGCTGGCCGCTCGGCCAAGCAAGTCGCGGCCGAGTTGGGCATTAGCTCGAAGACCATCGACAACCATCGCGCCAAGATTTTGCAAAAGATGGAAGTCGAGACCACGGTCGAGTTGGTCCACATGATTCTCAGCCGCCCACAGCCTCGCTAA